A region of Coccinella septempunctata chromosome 5, icCocSept1.1, whole genome shotgun sequence DNA encodes the following proteins:
- the LOC123312768 gene encoding chromodomain-helicase-DNA-binding protein Mi-2 homolog isoform X1: MASDEEVEESFAAEEDAGEEGSGNQIENEPESEDGAPKEVEEDDDYEPDDSRKRKKGKKRKARGEDKKGKKKKKKKKNDSGDESDFGVEEENGGDSDYGSSRKSRKSRGSTKHSAPPTPVQESSAASGGMPTIDEVCSTFGLTDVNLEYSESDFQNLTTYKLFQQHVRPLLAKENPKVPMSKLMMLVAAKWREFSNINPHLQQEQAAASTSEPEYSKPTRPRTSTAKMEEYDDEDEEDDDEDSKKRKRSSRGKKGGKKTSKVPTLKIKLGKRKRGSSDEEGEGSNAGSDRDSDAEFEQMLQDNDDKEDKKAAEETKEEEGSEAQEEATPLPKKKAKTKFGSKSKRRRRTTKKEEEPYEHQDYCEVCQQGGEIILCDTCPRAYHLVCLEPELEEAPEGKWSCPHCENEGPADQDDDEHQEFCRICKDGGELLCCDSCPSAYHTHCLNPPLTEVPDGDWKCPRCGCPPLKGKVAKLLTWKWVEDKSKEGDDKGRVTRRREFFVKWHERSYWHCDWITELQLDVYHPLMFRIYTRKYDMEEPPKLEEPIDDNDLRAKRILSMGGSKDEDLEERFYRYGVKPEWLVVHRVINHRTMRDGRTLYLVKWRELPYDQATWEEESDEIPGLKQAIEYYMDLRAAYTGNKKKKGRKGKTRELMDDEEKTAVRRYTPPPEKPTTDLKKKYDKQPIYLDECGMQLHPYQLEGLNWLRYSWGQGIDTILADEMGLGKTIQTITFLYSLYKEGHCKGPFLVSVPLSTIINWEREFETWAPDFYVITYVGDKDSRAVIRENELSFEEGACKGGRPSKIRASSVKFNVLLTSYELVSIDAACLGSIEWAVLVVDEAHRLKSNQSKFFRLLNGYNIAYKLLLTGTPLQNNLEELFHLLNFLNSQKFNDLASFQNEFADISKEDQVKKLHEMLGPHMLRRLKADVLKNMPSKSEFIVRVELSPMQKKYYKYILTRNFEALNPKGGGQSVSLLNIMMDLKKCCNHPYLFPAASEEAPVGPQGSYEVTSLTKASGKLVLLSKMLKILRDQGHRVLIFSQMTKMLDILEDFLEGEGYKYERIDGAITGTARQEAIDRFNAPGAPQFVFLLSTRAGGLGINLATADTVIIYDSDWNPHNDIQAFSRAHRIGQANKVMIYRFVTRNSVEERVTQVAKRKMMLTHLVVRPGMGGKGSNFTKQELDDILRFGTEELFKEDEGKEDEAIHYDDKAVMELLDRSKEGIEQKENWANEYLSSFKVASYVTKEGDNEEEVDTEIIKQEAENTDPAYWIKLLRHHYEQQQEDIARTLGKGKRVRKQVNYNDGGMTTDTREDTTWQENLSDYNSDFSAGSDEDKEDDDFDEKNDGTDLSRRSRRRMERKEEKDRPLPPLLARVGGNIEVLGFNARQRKAFLNAIMRYGMPPQDAFNSQWLVRDLRGKSEKNFRAYVSLFMRHLCEPGADNAETFADGVPREGLSRQHVLTRIGVMSLIRKKVQEFEHINGEYSMPEVIKKSILEQNKKEAQDDTKSTTTSTSATPATSAAPSPAPTQVENVEKEKEKEEEDKEKEVKVEKDEDKEKVKEASEKEKEQEDVKTNTEKEGEKADTPPEKMEVDEDDKVKKESEEIKEEPEKEKEVKQEEDKPTVKNENEPEKKPEVKNEKDDVITIDEDKKDKRAEDAEEAKKRFMFNIADGGFTELHTLWLNEEKAATPGREYEIWHRRHDYWLLAGIVTHGYGRWQDIQADIRFSIINEPFKMDVGKGNFLEIKNKFLARRFKLLEQALVIEEQLRRAAYLNLTQDPNHPAMSLNARFAEVECLAESHQHLSKESLAGNKPANAVLHKVLNQLEELLSDMKSDVSRLPATLARIPPVAQRLQMSERSILSRLAATASSNTQPAAQVMSQYPAGFSATNLPGFAAAAANFGNFRPQYSVPGQPPTGFPS, translated from the exons ATGGCATCTGATGAAGAGGTGGAGGAATCCTTTGCCG CAGAAGAAGATGCTGGTGAAGAAGGTTCAGGGAATCAAATAGAAAATGAGCCAGAATCTGAAGATGGAGCTCCCAAAGAAGTG gaaGAGGATGATGACTATGAACCAGATGACAGTAGGAAACGTAAGAAGGGTAAGAAACGAAAAGCCCGAGGGGAAGACAAGAAAggcaaaaagaagaagaaaaaaaagaaaaatgataGTGGTGAT GAGAGTGATTTTGGTGTGGAAGAAGAGAACGGTGGTGACTCTGACTATGGGTCAAGTAGGAAGAGCAGAAAGTCTAGGGGTTCTACTAAGCATTCTGCACCTCCAACACCTGTTCAAGAAAGCAGTGCTGCATCAGgag GAATGCCCACCATTGATGAAGTCTGTTCAACTTTTGGACTAACGGATGTTAACTTGGAATATTCAGAatcagattttcaaaatttgactACATATAAACTTTTCCAACAACATGTCAGACCTTTACTTGCTAAGGAAAACCCAAAA GTTCCAATGTCGAAACTTATGATGTTGGTAGCTGCAAAATGGAGAGAATTCTCGAACATTAACCCCCATTTACAACAGGAACAAGCAGCTGCAAGTACTTCAGAACCTGAATATTCAAAACCCACAAGGCCAAGAACATCAACTGCCAAG ATGGAGGAATATGATGATgaagatgaagaggatgacgatGAAGATAGTAAAAAGAGGAAAAGAAGTTCCAGGGGAAagaagggtggaaaaaaaacttCCAAAGTCCCCactctcaaaataaaacttggAAAAAGGAAGAGAGGAAGTTCA GATGAAGAAGGTGAAGGCAGCAATGCAGGATCTGACAGAGATTCTGATGCAGAGTTTGAGCAGATGCTTCAGGATAATGATGATAAGGAAGATAAGAAGGCGGCAGAAGAAACTAAAGAAGAAGAAGGCAGTGAAGCTCAAGAAGAAGCCACCCCTCTTCCCAAAAAGAAGGCTAAAACAAAGTTTGGTAGCAAGAGTAAAAGAAGGAGGAGAACAACCAAAAAAGAGGAAGAGCCCTATGAG CATCAGGATTATTGTGAGGTTTGTCAGCAGGGCGGGGAAATTATTCTTTGCGACACATGCCCGAGAGCTTATCACTTAGTTTGTCTTGAGCCTGAACTCGAAGAAGCCCCCGAGGGCAAATGGAGCTGTCCCCATTGTGAGAACGAGGGCCCTGCCGATCAAGACGACGATGAGCATCAAGAATTCTGCAGAATCTGCAAAGATGGAGGAGAGCTTCTTTGTTGCGATTCTTGTCCTTCTGCCTATCATACCCACTGTCTCAATCCGCCCCTTACCGAAGTTCCCGACGGCGACTGGAAGTGTCCGAGATGCGGATGTCCTCCCCTCAAGGGAAAAGTGGCCAAGCTGTTGACCTGGAAATGGGTAGAGGACAAATCTAAGGAAGGGGACGACAAGGGAAGGGTTACGAGAAGACGAGAGTTTTTCGTCAAATGGCACGAGAGATCTTACTGGCATTGCGACTGGATCACTGAACTGCAGCTCGACGTGTATCATCCCCTCATGTTCAGGATATACACGAGAAAGTACGACATGGAGGAACCGCCGAAACTAGAGGAGCCGATTGACGACAACGATCTACGCGCCAAAAGGATTCTTTCAATGGGAGGTTCGAAAGACGAGGATCTCGAAGAAAGATTCTACAGATACGGAGTGAAACCGGAATGGTTAGTCGTTCACCGTGTTATAAATCATCGAACTATGAGAGACGGACGTACCCTTTATCTGGTGAAATGGAGGGAACTACCTTATGATCAAGCAACGTGGGAAGAAGAGTCTGATGAAATTCCCGGATTGAAACAGGCCATTGAATATTACATGGATCTCCGTGCGGCCTATACGGGCAACAAGAAGAAAAAGGGCAGGAAGGGAAAAACTCGCGAACTGATGGACGACGAGGAAAAAACTGCAGTTAGACGTTATACTCCCCCACCGGAAAAACCTACAACGGATCTGAAGAAAAAATACGACAAACAACCGATTTATCTAGACGAATGCGGCATGCAGCTCCATCCGTACCAATTGGAAGGTCTGAACTGGTTGAGGTATTCATGGGGCCAGGGTATCGACACAATATTAGCCGACGAGATGGGTCTGGGAAAAACCATTCAGACCATCACTTTCTTGTATTCGTTGTACAAGGAAGGACATTGCAAAGGCCCGTTCTTAGTCTCCGTACCACTTTCCACAATCATAAATTGGGAAAGAGAATTCGAAACGTGGGCCCCAGATTTTTATGTGATAACCTACGTTGGGGACAAGGATTCCAGAGCGGTCATCCGCGAAAACGAGTTGAGTTTCGAAGAGGGTGCCTGTAAGGGAGGCCGTCCTTCGAAAATCAGGGCTTCCTCTGTTAAGTTTAACGTTTTATTGACCAGTTATGAGCTGGTTTCTATTGATGCGGCTTGTTTGGGTTCCATCGAATGGGCAGTGCTGGTAGTGGACGAAGCTCACAGATTGAAGAGTAATCAGTCGAAATTTTTCAGATTGTTAAACGGTTATAACATCGCTTACAAATTGTTGCTCACCGGAACGCCGCTACAGAACAATTTAGAAGAATTGTTCCACTTGTTGAACTTCTTGAACAGTCAGAAATTCAACGATCTGGCTAGTTTCCAAAACGAATTCGCCGACATCTCCAAGGAAGATCAGGTGAAGAAGTTGCATGAGATGTTGGGACCGCACATGCTTCGGCGTTTGAAAGCTGACGTACTGAAAAATATGCcctcaaagtcggaatttatcGTACGAGTTGAACTTTCCCCCATGCAGAAGAAATACTATAAATACATCCTAACCAGGAACTTTGAAGCTTTAAATCCGAAAGGTGGTGGACAATCGGTATCTTTGCTCAACATCATGATGGATCTCAAAAAGTGTTGCAATCATCCTTATCTGTTCCCTGCCGCTTCAGAAGAGGCCCCCGTAGGCCCTCAAGGCAGCTACGAAGTCACAAGTTTGACCAAAGCTTCAGGGAAGTTGGTGCtactttcgaaaatgttgaaaattctcAGGGATCAGGGACACAGAGTACTTATCTTCTCGCAGATGACCAAGATGTTGGATATTCTCGAAGATTTTCTCGAAGGAGAAGGTTATAAATACGAAAGAATTGATGGTGCTATAACGGGAACCGCCAGACAGGAGGCTATCGATCGGTTCAACGCACCTGGGGCACCTCAGTTTGTTTTCTTACTATCCACAAGAGCTGGAGGTTTGGGTATCAATCTAGCGACAGCCGACACTGTAATTATCTACGATTCCGACTGGAATCCGCACAACGACATCCAAGCCTTCTCCAGGGCTCACCGTATCGGTCAAGCGAACAAGGTTATGATTTATCGATTCGTAACCAGGAACAGTGTTGAGGAAAGAGTGACCCAGGTGGCTAAGAGAAAAATGATGTTGACCCATTTGGTCGTAAGGCCTGGTATGGGAGGAAAAGGTTCAAATTTCACGAAGCAGGAATTGGACGACATATTGAGATTCGGTactgaagaattattcaaagaAGACGAGGGAAAAGAAGATGAAGCCATACATTACGATGACAAGGCTGTGATGGAGTTACTCGATCGTTCGAAAGAAGGTATCGAGCAGAAGGAAAATTGGGCCAACGAATACCTCAGTTCTTTCAAAGTAGCCAGTTACGTGACTAAAGAAGGCGATAACGAAGAAGAAGTCGACACCGAAATCATAAAACAAGAAGCTGAAAACACCGATCCGGCATATTGGATAAAACTGTTGAGGCACCACTACGAACAACAACAAGAAGACATCGCTAGGACGCTTGGTAAAGGCAAGCGTGTCAGAAAACAAGTGAATTACAACGACGGTGGCATGACAACCGACACCCGCGAAGATACCACATGGCAAGAAAATTTGTCCGACTACAATTCCGACTTCTCTGCCGGTTCCGATGAGGATAAGGAAGACGACGATTTCGATGAGAAGAATGACGGTACTGACCTTAGCCGTAGAAGTAGGAGGCGAATGGAAAGGAAGGAGGAAAAAGACAGGCCTCTACCTCCCCTATTGGCTAGAGTTGGGGGAAATATCGAGGTACTTGGTTTCAATGCTAGGCAGAGAAAGGCGTTCTTGAATGCTATAATGCGGTATGGTATGCCTCCACAAGATGCGTTCAATTCTCAATGGTTAGTGAGAGATCTCAGGGGAAAATCAGAGAAAAATTTCAGGGCATACGTTTCCCTATTCATGAGGCATCTTTGTGAACCTGGTGCTGACAATGCTGAAACTTTCGCCGACGGTGTACCGAGAGAAGGATTGAGCAGACAGCACGTTTTAACAAGAATTGGTGTTATGTCCTTGATCAGGAAGAAGGTACAGGAATTCGAGCATATAAATGGAGAATACAGTATGCCGGAAGTTATTAAAAAATCAATCTTGGAACAGAATAAGAAAGAAGCCCAAGATGACACAAAAAGTACGACAACCAGCACTAGTGCCACGCCAGCTACTAGCGCTGCCCCTAGTCCTGCTCCCACCCAAGTTGAAAATGTCgaaaaagaaaaggaaaaagaggaagaggataaagaaaaGGAAGTGAAAGTCGAAAAGGATGAAGACAAAGAGAAAGTCAAAGAAGCCAGTGAGAAAGAAAAGGAGCAAGAAGACGTTAAAACTAACACTGAGAAAGAAGGAGAGAAGGCAGATACTCCCCCGGAGAAAATGGAGGTTGACGAAGATGATAAGGTGAAGAAAGAGTCTGAAGAAATCAAGGAAGAACCAGAAAAAGAAAAGGAAGTCAAGCAAGAAGAAGACAAACCTAcagttaaaaatgaaaatgaaccagAGAAAAAACCTGAAGTCAAAAACGAAAAAGATGATGTAATAACCATCGATGAAGATAAAAAAGATAAGAGAGCTGAAGATGCGGAGGAGGCTAAGAAACGATTTATGTTCAATATAGCCGATGGAGGTTTCACAGAATTACACACTCTATGGTTGAATGAAGAGAAGGCTGCAACTCCAGGAAGAGAATATGAAATTTGGCATCGTAGACATGATTACTGGCTGTTAGCTGGAATAGTAACTCACGGCTATGGAAGATGGCAGGATATACAAGCTGACATAAGATTTTCAATCATAAATGAACCATTCAAAATGGATGTTGGCAAAGGGAATTTCTTGGAGATTAAGAATAAGTTTCTGGCTAGGCGATTCAAA CTGCTAGAACAAGCTCTTGTGATAGAAGAACAATTGAGAAGAGCTGcttatctcaatctgacacaaGATCCCAATCATCCAGCAATGTCACTCAATGCTAGGTTTGCAGAGGTCGAATGTTTGGCTGAATCTCATCAACATCTAAGCAAAGAATCTTTGGCCGGTAATAAACCTGCAAATGCTGTTCTCCATAAG GTCCTTAATCAGTTGGAAGAACTTCTGTCAGATATGAAGTCGGATGTATCCAGACTACCAGCAACACTTGCTCGTATACCCCCAGTAGCCCAAAGACTACAGATGTCTGAACGGAGCATTTTATCAAGACTTGCAGCTACTGCATCGTCTAACACTCAACCAGCTG CCCAAGTGATGAGTCAATATCCTGCCGGCTTCAGTGCTACCAACCTTCCAGGATTTGCAGCAGCCGCTGCCAACTTTGGAAATTTCAGGCCGCAATATTCAGTGCCTGGTCAACCACCTACAGGTTTTCCTTCTTAA